Proteins encoded together in one Chloroflexota bacterium window:
- a CDS encoding 2-isopropylmalate synthase, producing MDNRVIIFDTTLRDGEQTPGASLNIEEKLDIAKQLARLGVNVIEAGFPISSLGDFEAVRRIAQEVRGSTICGLARVRPEDIDRAWEALREAESPRLHVFMSTSDIHLQYQFRKSREEALQIATAMVARAKYYVSDVEFSCMDATRSDPAYVYQVLTAAIDAGATTVNIPDTVGYSTPEEFGRLIEGVLHNVPNIERAVVSVHCHDDLGMAVANSLAALCKGARQVECTINGIGERAGNAALEEIVMALRTRHVLFGLTTNIDTTQIYKTSHLVSTYTGIPVQPNKAIVGANAFAHESGIHQDGVLKERTTFEIMDAKAVGQVRSTLVLGKLSGRHAFKERLAELGYELSPEDLNRAFTRFKEMADKKRITDRDLEAIVLDEVRGLTEIYHLEHVQVSCGDHSIPTASVKLIGPDGQMLADAALGNGPVDAVYKAINRLIDVPNELIEFSVQSVTEGLDAIGEVTIRIKSNGRVFTGRGASTDIIVASAKAYINALNRLLATRQNEGRATR from the coding sequence ATGGATAACAGGGTGATAATCTTTGATACCACTTTGCGTGATGGGGAACAAACGCCTGGGGCGAGTTTGAATATCGAAGAGAAGTTGGATATCGCTAAGCAACTGGCTAGACTGGGTGTTAACGTCATTGAAGCCGGATTCCCGATTTCCTCACTAGGCGATTTTGAGGCGGTGCGTCGCATTGCCCAGGAGGTAAGGGGGTCGACCATCTGTGGCTTGGCACGGGTGCGCCCTGAAGATATCGATCGGGCGTGGGAAGCCCTGCGTGAGGCCGAGAGCCCCCGCCTGCACGTCTTTATGTCCACGTCTGATATTCATCTCCAATACCAATTCCGTAAAAGCCGTGAAGAGGCTCTACAGATAGCCACAGCTATGGTAGCCAGGGCCAAATACTATGTCAGCGATGTTGAATTCTCCTGCATGGATGCCACTCGCTCTGATCCAGCCTATGTTTATCAAGTGCTTACGGCGGCTATCGACGCTGGGGCGACTACCGTCAACATTCCAGATACCGTCGGGTACAGCACACCAGAAGAATTTGGCCGACTGATTGAAGGTGTATTGCACAATGTTCCCAACATAGAGCGAGCCGTAGTCTCCGTTCACTGCCACGATGATCTGGGCATGGCCGTGGCTAACAGCTTAGCCGCACTGTGTAAAGGGGCCCGTCAGGTCGAGTGCACCATCAATGGCATAGGAGAGCGGGCCGGCAACGCCGCCCTGGAGGAGATCGTTATGGCCCTACGCACGCGCCATGTCCTCTTTGGACTGACCACGAACATCGACACGACACAAATCTATAAGACAAGCCATCTGGTTAGCACCTACACAGGCATCCCCGTGCAGCCGAACAAGGCCATCGTAGGCGCTAACGCCTTCGCTCACGAGTCTGGTATTCACCAGGATGGCGTCTTGAAGGAGCGGACCACCTTTGAGATCATGGATGCCAAGGCGGTTGGTCAGGTGCGGAGCACACTTGTGTTGGGCAAGCTGAGTGGGAGGCATGCCTTCAAAGAACGGCTAGCTGAGCTTGGCTACGAGCTCTCCCCAGAAGATTTGAATCGGGCGTTCACTCGTTTCAAGGAGATGGCTGACAAGAAGCGTATCACGGATCGAGATTTGGAGGCCATCGTCCTCGACGAAGTGCGCGGGCTAACCGAGATTTACCATTTGGAGCACGTACAGGTCTCCTGCGGTGATCATAGCATCCCCACAGCTAGTGTTAAGCTGATCGGTCCGGATGGACAAATGCTGGCTGACGCAGCGCTGGGGAATGGCCCTGTCGACGCTGTCTACAAGGCCATTAACCGCCTGATCGATGTCCCCAATGAATTGATCGAATTCTCCGTTCAGTCGGTGACGGAGGGGCTCGACGCCATCGGCGAGGTCACCATCCGGATCAAAAGTAACGGGCGCGTCTTCACTGGGCGGGGGGCTTCTACGGATATCATCGTCGCCTCGGCCAAAGCCTATATTAATGCCTTGAATAGACTGCTGGCGACGCGGCAAAATGAGGGGCGAGCGACAAGATGA